The Megachile rotundata isolate GNS110a chromosome 8, iyMegRotu1, whole genome shotgun sequence genome has a segment encoding these proteins:
- the LOC100877019 gene encoding uncharacterized protein LOC100877019 — protein sequence MIRQAYLIVLLIGVCTVVWTFPQQPKISRRPAPEFKNKTGGLELPDNATVIRENIVDNFSCKDRIYGYYADMDNDCQVFHVCLPQTRGATRWSFICPAETVFNQATFVCTKTENSIPCEESEKFYELNEAIGKEVEEEESDMEQPPKESDTVETISSKPPVRTSRIFRRKKTSRQE from the exons ATGATTCGACAAGCGTATCTAATCGTGCTGTTGATCGGTGTATGCACCGTCGTTTGGACTTTTCCGCAACAACCAAAGATCAGTAGACGCCCCGCTCCGGAGTTCAAG AACAAGACTGGCGGCCTGGAACTTCCGGACAACGCGACGGTGATTCGAGAGAACATCGTAGACAATTTTTCCTGCAAAGACAGGATCTACGGTTACTACGCCGACATGGACAACGACTGCCAAGTTTTCCACGTTTGCTTGCCGCAAACTAGGGGCGCGACTAGGTGGAGCTTTATCTGTCCAGCGGAGACCGTGTTCAATCAG GCTACGTTCGTTTGCACGAAAACGGAGAATTCCATACCGTGCGAGGAATCCGAGAAGTTTTACGAGTTGAACGAAGCGATCGGTAAGGAAGTGGAAGAGGAGGAGAGCGACATGGAACAACCGCCGAAGGAATCGGATACCGTGGAAACGATCTCGAGCAAACCACCGGTTAGGACTTCGAGGATTTTCAGACGGAAGAAGACGTCGCGACAAGAGTGA
- the LOC100876908 gene encoding uncharacterized protein LOC100876908 isoform X1: protein MEDEDFGFTKRNDNILKNVDDESKSDKGSNPPNSKAGETVGGSVMTAPLSGATEAGNAVPERAAIASSSSPASSVVSNPPNIPNVVEYHLKVKPGQTQKVCELDNAPGSRCIEGMKKETKSPTSSNDKKKDLVSKLSRLSIDNNVFEGSTDLPQVFQVKYLGSHDARGLWGIKHTRRPVDNMVAAAKALPTNTMLPLIKLVVSQEGVALLPLEKRKQEPNFARMYSIETISYGVQDLVYTRVFSMIVVRETENFRRVSPFECHGFVCESKHHARQLTYALAAAFDVYSKTVRAQDKMAEMAGKNPKKRFAIDLRSPEEIEADLAADSEA, encoded by the exons ATGGAAGACGAGGATTTTGGTTTCACGAAGAGAAACGATAATATTCTGAAGAACGTCGACGACGAGAGCAAGAGCGATAAGGGTAGTAACCCGCCAAATAGCAAG GCAGGAGAGACGGTTGGCGGGTCCGTGATGACAGCGCCATTATCCGGGGCGACGGAGGCCGGAAACGCCGTCCCTGAGCGGGCAGCGATCGCCTCTTCGTCCTCTCCGGCTTCCTCAGTCGTTTCCAACCCGCCGAACATACCGAACGTGGTCGAGTATCACCTGAAAGTGAAGCCAGGACAAACGCAAAAGGTTTGCGAGCTCGATAACGCACCA GGAAGTCGATGCATAGAAGGAAtgaagaaagaaacgaaaagTCCCACGTCCTCCAACGACAAGAAGAAAGATCTCGTGTCTAAGTTATCTCGTCTATCGATCGACAATAACGTGTTCGAAGGTTCGACGGACCTACCTCAGGTGTTTCAG GTGAAATATCTGGGCTCTCATGACGCGAGGGGTCTCTGGGGCATCAAACACACGAGAAGACCCGTCGATAATATGGTGGCTGCCGCGAAGGCTTTACCGACCAACACGATGCTTCCTCTGATCAAGCTGGTCGTGTCCCAGGAAGGCGTTGCTCTGCTGCCTCTCGAGAAACGAAAACAGGAACCGAACTTCGCCAGGATGTACTCCATCGAGACGATATCGTACGGCGTTCAGGATCTCGTCTACACCAGAGTGTTTTCCATGATCGTGGTGCGAGAAACGGAGAACTTTAGAAGAGTCTCGCCGTTCGAGTGCCACGGTTTCGTGTGCGAGTCGAAACACCATGCGAGACAATTGACTTACGCGTTGGCTGCGGCGTTCGATGTGTACTCGAAGACTGTCAGGGCTCAGGACAAAATGGCAGAGATGGCAggcaaaaatcctaaaaagaGATTCGCTATTGACCTGAGGAGTCCCGAAGAAATCGAGGCGGATCTCGCTGCGGATTCCGAGGCTTAA
- the LOC100876908 gene encoding uncharacterized protein LOC100876908 isoform X2 produces MSMIERTNNAKAGETVGGSVMTAPLSGATEAGNAVPERAAIASSSSPASSVVSNPPNIPNVVEYHLKVKPGQTQKVCELDNAPGSRCIEGMKKETKSPTSSNDKKKDLVSKLSRLSIDNNVFEGSTDLPQVFQVKYLGSHDARGLWGIKHTRRPVDNMVAAAKALPTNTMLPLIKLVVSQEGVALLPLEKRKQEPNFARMYSIETISYGVQDLVYTRVFSMIVVRETENFRRVSPFECHGFVCESKHHARQLTYALAAAFDVYSKTVRAQDKMAEMAGKNPKKRFAIDLRSPEEIEADLAADSEA; encoded by the exons ATGTCGATGATCGAGCGAACGAATAACGCGAAG GCAGGAGAGACGGTTGGCGGGTCCGTGATGACAGCGCCATTATCCGGGGCGACGGAGGCCGGAAACGCCGTCCCTGAGCGGGCAGCGATCGCCTCTTCGTCCTCTCCGGCTTCCTCAGTCGTTTCCAACCCGCCGAACATACCGAACGTGGTCGAGTATCACCTGAAAGTGAAGCCAGGACAAACGCAAAAGGTTTGCGAGCTCGATAACGCACCA GGAAGTCGATGCATAGAAGGAAtgaagaaagaaacgaaaagTCCCACGTCCTCCAACGACAAGAAGAAAGATCTCGTGTCTAAGTTATCTCGTCTATCGATCGACAATAACGTGTTCGAAGGTTCGACGGACCTACCTCAGGTGTTTCAG GTGAAATATCTGGGCTCTCATGACGCGAGGGGTCTCTGGGGCATCAAACACACGAGAAGACCCGTCGATAATATGGTGGCTGCCGCGAAGGCTTTACCGACCAACACGATGCTTCCTCTGATCAAGCTGGTCGTGTCCCAGGAAGGCGTTGCTCTGCTGCCTCTCGAGAAACGAAAACAGGAACCGAACTTCGCCAGGATGTACTCCATCGAGACGATATCGTACGGCGTTCAGGATCTCGTCTACACCAGAGTGTTTTCCATGATCGTGGTGCGAGAAACGGAGAACTTTAGAAGAGTCTCGCCGTTCGAGTGCCACGGTTTCGTGTGCGAGTCGAAACACCATGCGAGACAATTGACTTACGCGTTGGCTGCGGCGTTCGATGTGTACTCGAAGACTGTCAGGGCTCAGGACAAAATGGCAGAGATGGCAggcaaaaatcctaaaaagaGATTCGCTATTGACCTGAGGAGTCCCGAAGAAATCGAGGCGGATCTCGCTGCGGATTCCGAGGCTTAA
- the LOC100879113 gene encoding U-scoloptoxin(01)-Cw1a, which produces MISRYQILCAILLFGAIMLYQAMAQVDGYTPGVDYPIYDSVPFGLTFTCGGKLPGYYADPEARCQVWHWCLPNGRQFSFLCPNGTVFSQSARVCDWWFKVDCNDSPRLYGINDDLYRDVNGNKI; this is translated from the exons ATGATTTCGCGGTACCAAATTTTGTGCGCGATCCTGCTGTTCGGCGCGATTATGCTGTACCAAGCGATGGCG CAAGTAGACGGTTACACGCCTGGTGTTGACTACCCGATCTACGACTCTGTACCTTTCGGCCTCACGTTTACCTGCGGAGGCAAGTTACCTGGCTATTACGCCGACCCTGAAGCCAGATGTCAG GTGTGGCACTGGTGCTTGCCAAATGGAAGACAATTTAGCTTCCTTTGTCCAAACGGCACCGTTTTCAGCCAGTCGGCGCGCGTCTGCGACTGGTGGTTCAAA GTCGATTGCAACGACTCGCCAAGATTGTACGGTATCAACGACGACCTGTACAGGGACGTAAACGGAAACAAGATCTAA
- the LOC100876798 gene encoding uncharacterized protein LOC100876798 → MREKRWLLLALCGILLANAVSAALKATRPKFKIATTSTTTTSTTEESHARENENEDTEVTTTVASETNGTTGHVLTGIPQIDYIWDPNLPRELNGYNLSDYPFYNSIPEDIDFKCDGLHDGFYASVPHKCQVYHHCLFGTRYDFLCANFTAFDQKTFICHFVSEVDCANSKKYWHRNDALYKATTTSTTSTSTTTTMAPVTVATGRQASRDRDLPRRRRPFRRRPAYDYYDEEYYDDDYSRPRGYGRDDYDYEDRKYRRDRDRDFRDRDREFRDRDTPRSRDGVARDDRDRETNARDRYSGRNNRRDSTRLRDPLEEDTRVRSRDPDQEPRSGSRENDDAELDDRRIESRVRDTDDRRYSDKRYRDEYDDKDPVAPPANGESLVKPAAPAASVYSRPRAPPKIRRPVPLSEQDKYAYKSTAVQSTEEPRRRPLDVAEDDYYDDELEDVRPIRRPLRRRPSYRDRDRDFYDVRDRERDRPFRPRYRDDEDDLRPRKHPDRSRDRYYDRDRDRGVDRGRDRSLDRGKDRTADRSLDRDRGRTQDDKQERPHSTRPLDRERDTDRSRTGSRSKDLQDTTDASVRRGSAYDRTDRTTAVATATTCLPEQLVHKTESTTKETVNDRSEKLTYTERPSKQEEESRRTNQQTDYQERDQDERREQHYQEEYSQEYYDEPEDTPAPPPRTAVRIVKRPFLPSRGGNPNPRGLAPVGAKATTPKRDEEKPTERTTVLQERQKSYYAHPTTQENAQELNRESKAQQREKEPYDPYKSIQIENQHERRPDEYDTSVTRSSTRKPTDRQREEETQKSMAEDEFVTGSKHEQEDSQNYDEGLGKWTNEEFSNPPQNEGNSQTSTRNKGRIANENVYEVQEHPTSPQNFRVKQRINEVTHRLQDIPESEYDVTLNDALTPTLNQEANLPSGFVLPLHRQLGRDAALQPTENNYKVSRPVNQQQKPFVPSPQFLPTVNSNNDRLRTVYYRTPETIQISGAQYRPQRGSWHDYTGY, encoded by the exons ATGCGGGAGAAAAGGTGGCTTCTGCTCGCTCTGTGTG GAATCCTACTGGCCAATGCAGTTTCGGCCGCGCTCAAGGCTACACGACCGAAATTCAAGATCGCCACGACTTCGACCACGACAACGAGCACCACCGAAGAAAGTCATGCACGCGAAAACGAGAACGAGGATACAGAG GTGACTACGACGGTGGCCAGCGAGACGAACGGGACAACGGGTCACGTTCTCACCGGGATTCCGCAGATCGATTATATCTGGGATCCAAATTTACCTCGCGAACTGAACGGCTACAACCTCAGCGACTATCCGTTTTATAACAGCATACCGGAGGACATCGACTTCAAGTGTGACGGCCTGCACGACGGGTTCTACGCGAGCGTGCCTCACAAATGTCAG gTGTACCACCACTGCCTATTCGGCACTCGATACGACTTCCTATGCGCCAACTTCACGGCTTTCGACCAGAAAACCTTCATCTGCCACTTCGTCTCCGAAGTCGACTGCGCCAATTCGAAGAAGTACTGGCACAGAAACGATGCCCTTTACAAGGCAACGACGACTTCCACCACGTCCacctcgacgacgacgacgatggcGCCGGTGACGGTCGCCACGGGACGGCAAGCGTCGAGAGACAGGGACCTACCGAGACGAAGAAGGCCCTTCAGACGACGACCAGCCTACGACTACTACGACGAAGAGTACTACGATGACGACTACAGTCGCCCGCGTGGTTACGGCAGagacgattacgattacgaggACAGAAAGTACAGAAGGGACCGAGATCGCGACTTCAGGGATCGAGATCGCGAATTTCGAGACAGGGATACCCCCAGATCCCGCGACGGAGTCGCCAGAGACGATAGGGACCGCGAGACGAACGCTAGAGACAGATATTCGGGTAGAAACAATAGGAGAGATTCTACCAGACTGAGGGACCCTCTGGAAGAAGACACGAGGGTCAGATCGAGAGATCCTGATCAAGAACCGCGGTCTGGATCTAGAGAAAACGATGACGCTGAGTTGGACGATCGACGAATCGAGTCTCGAGTCAGAGACACCGATGATCGTCGATACTCGGACAAGAG GTACAGGGACGAATACGACGATAAAGATCCTGTTGCTCCACCCGCGAACGGCGAGAGCTTAGTGAAGCCCGCAGCACCCGCTGCGTCCGTGTACTCGAGACCGAGAGCTCCTCCGAAAATTCGAAGACCGGTACCGCTTTCTGAACAGGATAAATACGCGTACAAATCTACCGCTGTTCAATCCACGG AGGAACCACGAAGAAGACCGTTAGACGTTGCGGAAGACGATTATTACGACGATGAATTGGAGGATGTTAGGCCGATTCGAAGACCGCTGAGAAGAAGACCCTcttacagagacagggatagggACTTTTACGATGTCAGAGACAGGGAAAGGGACCGACCCTTCAG ACCACGATATCGGGACGACGAGGACGATTTGCGACCTAGAAAACACCCGGATCGTTCGAGGGATCGCTATTACGATCGGGACAGGGATCGTGGCGTGGACCGCGGAAGAGATCGATCCCTCGACCGTGGAAAGGATCGCACCGCGGACAGATCGCTGGATCGTGATCGAGGAAGGACGCAAGACGATAAGCAAGAGAGACCGCACTCGACCCGACCTCTGGACAGGGAGAGGGACACCGATCGATCCCGAACAGGATCAAGATCGAAGGATCTGCAGGACACCACGGATGCATCGGTTAGAAGAGGCAGTGCTTACGATCGTACCGATAGAACAACTGCCGTTGCAACGGCAACCACGTGTCTGCCCGAGCAACTCGTACATAAAACCGAATCGACCACGAAAGAGACCGTGAACGATCGCTCGGAGAAATTGACTTACACGGAGAGGCCGTCCAAGCAGGAAGAAGAGTCTCGTCGAACGAATCAGCAAACGGATTATCAAGAGAGGGACCAAGACGAAAGACGAGAGCAGCACTATCAAGAGGAGTACTCGCAGGAGTATTACGACGAGCCAGAGGATACACCAGCTCCACCTCCGCGGACGGCAGTTCGGATCGTGAAACGTCCATTCTTGCCATCCAGAGGAGGCAATCCGAATCCGCGAGGTTTGGCACCGGTAGGTGCGAAAGCGACCACGCCTAAACGCGACGAGGAAAAACCAACGGAACGAACCACCGTTCTGCAAGAACGACAGAAAAGTTACTACGCACATCCGACTACGCAAGAGAATGCCCAAGAATTGAATCGCGAATCTAAAGCGCAGCAACGAGAAAAAGAACCTTACGATCCGTACAAGAGCATTCAGATAGAGAACCAACACGAACGGAGACCGGACGAATACGATACGTCGGTAACCAGATCCTCGACTCGAAAGCCTACCGATAGACAACGAGAGGAGGAGACGCAGAAGTCTATGGCGGAAGACGAGTTCGTCACGGGTTCGAAACACGAACAGGAAGATTCGCAGAACTACGACGAAGGATTAGGTAAATGGACCAACGAGGAGTTCTCGAATCCTCCGCAGAACGAAGGAAACTCGCAAACTTCGACTCGTAACAAAGGGAGAATAGCGAACGAGAACGTTTATGAAGTTCAGGAACACCCGACGAGTCCTCAAAACTTCCGAGTGAAACAAAGAATCAACGAAGTGACGCATCGGCTGCAAGATATTCCAGAAAGCGAGTACGATGTCACGTTGAACGACGCCTTGACGCCTACGTTGAATCAGGAAGCGAACTTGCCAAGTGGATTCGTGCTGCCCCTGCACAGACAATTGGGAAGGGACGCGGCTCTCCAGCCGACTGAAAACAATTATAAGGTCTCGAGACCGGTCAATCAACAGCAGAAACCGTTCGTGCCTAGTCCTCAGTTTTTGCCTACGGTCAACAGCAACAACGACAGATTAAGGACCGTGTACTATAGAACACCCGAGACCATTCAAATTAGCGGAGCACAATACAGACCGCAAAGAGGATCATGGCACGATTACACCGGTTATTGA